A DNA window from Candidatus Poribacteria bacterium contains the following coding sequences:
- a CDS encoding alanine--glyoxylate aminotransferase family protein → MYDELIVSPRVLLGPGPSEANARVLKAMTTPMLGYLDTEFVQVMDDTVGLLRRVFGTENRLTLPVSGTGTAGMEAALANVVEPGDGVVVGVKGYFGERIADIATRCGGVVTRVEAEWGTHISAEKIAEAVGKVSTPKLVALVHGETSTGILQPLKDAVEIAHQSGALFLADCVTSLGGQPVDMDALGIDIAYSCTQKCLAGPPGLSPISFSDRAVAVIRNRKTPIQSFYLDMTLLENYWHGEKEKRRYHHTVSISLIYALREALRVVLEEGLDVRYKRHVHNARALLAGAKAIGLQPAAEEGYRAPMLTTLRIPDGIDDTTIRKRLITDYGIEIGAGLGIFAGKAWRIGLMGESSNERNVMLVLSALEKLLIASGHSVARGTAVHAASQVYTA, encoded by the coding sequence GTGTATGATGAATTAATAGTGTCACCGCGCGTGCTACTCGGTCCAGGACCGAGCGAAGCCAACGCGCGGGTTCTTAAAGCGATGACAACCCCGATGTTGGGGTATTTAGATACCGAATTTGTCCAAGTGATGGATGACACGGTTGGGCTGCTCCGCCGGGTCTTTGGAACTGAAAACAGGTTGACGCTCCCAGTCTCCGGTACGGGGACCGCCGGCATGGAAGCCGCGCTTGCCAACGTTGTCGAACCCGGTGATGGTGTCGTTGTTGGGGTCAAAGGGTATTTTGGCGAGCGAATAGCCGATATCGCCACTCGATGCGGTGGTGTGGTGACAAGGGTAGAAGCGGAATGGGGCACACACATCTCTGCCGAAAAAATCGCTGAAGCCGTTGGGAAAGTGTCTACCCCAAAATTGGTTGCGTTGGTACACGGGGAGACCTCTACTGGTATCCTGCAACCCCTGAAAGATGCCGTTGAGATTGCCCATCAAAGTGGTGCCCTTTTCCTCGCAGATTGTGTGACCAGTCTCGGAGGACAACCCGTAGATATGGATGCTCTCGGCATTGATATTGCATATAGTTGTACCCAAAAATGTCTCGCCGGTCCGCCCGGCCTCTCACCGATCAGTTTCAGTGATCGTGCCGTTGCGGTGATTCGGAACCGAAAAACGCCTATCCAGAGTTTCTATCTCGATATGACGCTCCTCGAAAACTATTGGCACGGTGAAAAGGAAAAGCGGCGTTATCATCACACTGTTTCAATATCCCTCATCTACGCCTTGCGGGAAGCATTGCGCGTTGTCTTGGAAGAGGGATTGGATGTCCGCTATAAACGGCATGTGCACAACGCCCGCGCACTCCTCGCCGGAGCAAAAGCGATCGGTCTGCAACCTGCAGCCGAAGAAGGCTACCGCGCACCGATGCTCACTACATTACGTATTCCTGACGGCATAGACGATACGACGATTCGGAAACGCCTCATCACGGACTACGGCATAGAAATCGGTGCAGGCTTGGGTATCTTTGCTGGAAAGGCGTGGCGAATTGGGCTGATGGGTGAATCCTCAAATGAACGAAACGTTATGCTTGTGCTGAGTGCGTTGGAGAAACTTCTGATTGCGTCAGGGCACAGCGTGGCGCGTGGCACGGCTGTTCACGCTGCATCACAGGTTTATACAGCGTAA